The DNA region CGCCTTGAGGAACGGCGAACACTGCTCGACAACCTTTGGAACGCTGCCAACTTCGCCGAACCCCCCTCGGAAGAACGCTGGCCATGAACGGCGAGCATTCAACAGCCAGCATGAAAGGCAAGCCGAACATGACTACACCGAACGCCAACACGCCCGTCCGCCGCAACCGCCGCGCCAACGTCGAAGACCTCTGGACGAAGACCGTCTACGAGGTCGATCCGGCCACGGGGAAGAAGACCGGTAAGAAAGTGCCGTCGAAACTGCACGGCAAGGGCAAACGCTGGCGCGCCCGCTATGTGGACGATTATGGCCAAGAGCTGACCAAGGCGTTCGACCGCAAGGCCGATGCGCAAGTCTGGCTCGACAAGCAAGTCGCCAGCCTCGTTCAAGGCACCCATGTTTCCGCGCAAGATGCGAAGATCACAGTGGAACAGTGGTGCGAGCGGTGGTTAAAGGGCTATTCTGGCCACCGAGATGCATCAGTCAAAGCCGCCAAGGTGCATATCAATAGAATCAATGAAGAATTCGGCCACAGAGTTCTAGGAAGTATCCTGCCGTCAGATGTCAAAATCTGGATCACCAATTTGAGGAAAGAGGGGTTGGCAGATAGCTACATCTACTCTTTGCACCGCAGAGGCAGGCAGATCTTCGGCGATGCAGTGCATGACAGGAAACTGGTGGAGAACCCATTCTCTCGGAAGACCGCCCCTCCCCGTGGAAAACAGAAGTGCTACGTCATAAGCACAGAAACGCTATGGGCGCTCTACGGCGAGTTGCCTCGGCACTTGAAAACCGCTGTGCTCCTCGGTGCGTTCGTCGGACTGAGAATCGCTGAGGCTGGCGCTGCGTTGCGCACGGATATGGATTTCTTTAAGCGCGTGTTCAATCCGGTTCGGCAGTGGCCAGATGAGCCGTTAAAGTCGGAGATGAGCAACACGCCCGTCCCCGTGTCGCAAGAGTTCGTGACGCTGCTCTCAACGACGATCCTGCCGGGGGATCACACGCACTTGGTGACGCACGACAACGGCGACCCTGTAGCACCACGGTACATTGAGCAGGCTATACGGGAGCTTCGAGAGTCTGGCAAGGTTGATCTTCCAGAGACGTTCACGTTCCACGATCTGCGCCACTACAACGCTTCGTATCTGATCGCTAGCGGGGCGGACATCAAGACCGTACAAACTCGCTTGCGTCATGCTAGCGCCAAGACCACACTGGACACCTACGGCCATCTGTGGCCCGATGCCGACGAGTCAAGCCGAGATGCCATGAGCGCGATCCTCGCTCCTCAACTCCACGCCCTCGGTCACAGCGCATGACCGGGCCGTTGTAGGCCGCTGCGTACTCGTTGCGTAGCGAGATAAGGCAATGAGGATTATTTGCGCATTTCAGGGCTTTTTAACGCAAGGAATGTGAAGTTCCGTTGGTTCTTCGCGGCGCGTTCGGCCTCGCTCTTCGGCAGCAACGCCGCCCCGATCGCGCTCGCCTTCGCCGTCCTTGAGGCCTCCCATCGCAGCGGCGACCTCGGTCTGGTGCTCGCCGCGCGCAGCTTCGCGCTCATCCTGCTCGTCCTCTTCGGCGGCGTGCTCTCCGACCGCTACCCCAGGGACCGGGTCGTGCTTGTGGGGCATCTCGGGGCTGCCGCCACCCAGGCGGTCGCCGCGACGATCCTCATCACGGGGCACTTTGACCTCGTCGCCATCATGGCGACCGAGGCGCTCAACGGGGCGCTCACCGCGCTCACCGGTCCGGGCCTCTACGGGATGATCGGCCAAGTGGCCCCCGAAGGCCAGGTGAGAAAGGCGAACGCGCTCCTCGGCTCCACCCGGCAAGTGGCGACGATCCTCGGCCCGAGTCTCGGCGGGCTTCTCGTGGTCACTGCCGGGGGAGGTTGGGCGCTCGTCCTCGACGCGGGGTGTTTTCTCGTCGCGGCGTGCTGCCTGGCGCAGCTGCGGCTGCCCAAAGCCGGGCCAGAACATCCGGGCGGGGTGTTCGCCGAGCTTCGTGAGGGCTATGGGGAATTTCGCACGCACACGTGGATTTGGACGGTGGTGGTCGGCTTCGCCGGGCTCGTCTTCGTGCAGGCCGGGGCGTGGGACGTGCTTGGCCCGGTGCTCGCCGAACGGAGCTTCGGGGCCCAGGGATGGGGTTTGGTGCTCGCCTCGGAGGCGATGGGGTTCCTCGTCGGGAACCTTGTCATGTACCGGCTGCACATCGTGAAGCTCATGCGCCTCGGGCAGCTCTGCCTCGTGCTCACCCCGCTGCCGCTGGTCCCGATGGCGCTGGGGGCGGGTTTGGACTGGCTTTTGGCCGCGAGTTTTTTCGCCGGGGCCTTGTTCAGCGTGTTCGGCGTCGCTTGGGACACCTCCATGCAGGAGCACGTTCCCGAGGAGAAACTGTCCAGGGTTGCTTCTTTTGACGCGCTCGGCTCTTGGATCGCCATGCCGCTCGGGCAAGTGGCGGCGTTGCCGTTGGCCGATTTCGCGGGGATCTCGTGCTACCTGTGGGCAGGCGCGGCGGTGTGGTGCGCCATGGCCGTGTGGCCGCTTTTTGTGCCGTCGCTGTGGCACTTGGAGCACGGCGCGAGCAAACTGGGCGCGAACTCGGAAGGCGCGCACCAGCCGAGGGGGCCGATGTCCGCCGCTGAACCGGCGGACATCGGCCGCTCTGTTGGGCTTACGCCTCTTGGGCCTGCCACATCCAGTGCTGCTTCTCCAGACCGTCCGCCACGGCGATGAGCAAGTCCTGGCTCACCGGGTCGGAGCCTTCGGTCGCGTCGATCCCTTCGCGCACCACGTCGATGACAATTTTGAGGTTGTCCACGATGCCGCCGACGATCTCCGAGGTCGAGGTGAAATCGGTGGCGAAGCCTTTGGTCTTCGCGGACGAGACGATGGTGCTCGCGAGGCCGTTCGCGTTCGCGCCGATGGCGGAAATCCGCTCGGCGACATCATCGGAGAAGCCTCGGGCCAGGTCGATGAGCTCGTCGAGCTGCAGGTGGACGGAGCGGAAATTCGATCCCACAACGTTCCAGTGGGCCTGCTTGCCGATCAGGGAGAGGTCGATGAGGTTCACGAGCGCGTCCTGCAGCGCGGCCGCGGTGGTCTTTTTGTTTTCTTCGCTGAGGGGGCTGGTGATGATTTTGGACATCAGACGGTCCTTTCTTTGGGTGTCCTAATTTGGAACTATTCCATTTTAGCACTCTTGCTGCCCTGGCGGCGAGGAGGTGCGCCCCGTCGGCTGCCGAGCCCGCTTCCTCGCAGCTCAGTGTATGTATCCGATGGCGGTGTAATCGACGTCCCCGATCCCGACCGGGCCGAAGTTGCGCAGCTCGGATCGCGCGGCGATGTTCGCCGGCGCTTGGGAGAGCGACATCGAATGGACGATTTCCGCGATCTTGACGTCGATCTGGTTGCCGATCCGGAGCATCTTTTCCACGTCCAGCTCTTGTTGCATCCGCGCGATCAGGTCGTTGATCTCGGGGCTGCCGATCTGCCCGTAGTTCTGCTGGGTGTCCAACGTCCCGTCCGCCTTCGGGTACAGGCCGAAGATGGATCCGATGTCGGTGGGGTACGGCGTGTGGCCCCAGCTGAAAAGGGTGAGGTCGAAGTTCCCCGCGTTGATGTAGTCGCGGAAGAAACCGTTGACCGCCACCGGCACGATGACGAGTTCGACCCCGATCTCCGCGAGCATCTGCTGCAAGATTTTCGCGTTGTTCGTGGACGAGGGGGACTGCGCCGGGATGACCAGGCGCAGCGAGAGCTGCCTGCCTTCTTTCGCCCGGAACGGGCCCCGCTGCGTCCAGCCGAGCCGGTCCAGCTCGGCCGCGGCGGCCTCCGGGTCGTAGGGCAGCGCCGCGCGGTGGTCCTCGTAGCCTTCGGAGCCCTTGATGAAGACGAGGTTGTAGGAGGCTTCCGGTTTCGCGACCACAGCGCCGAGAAGCGTGCTCACGAGGCGTTCCCGGTCCACCCCCATGGCCACTGCGCGGCGCAGGCGCATGTCCGCGCAGACCCCTCCGGGCTTCCCGTTGAACGTCAGATTCCCCAGGAATTGGTTCGGGCCGGTGCGGATGTCCAGGCTGCGGGTGTTTTCGGCAATGGCGAGGTTCGGCGCCGAAGAGCCGAGCGAGGCGAAATCTATTTCATCGTTTTGCAGGGCCCCGATTTGGGCGTCGGGCGCGAGTTCGAGAAAGACGATGCTGTCCAGCCTCGGTGCGCCTCCCCACCAGTGCGGGTCGGCGACCACGGTGAGCCGTTTCTGTCCCGCGTCGGACGAGCCGATCTTGAACGGCCCCGCCGTGATCGGGGTCTGGGCGAATCCGGACAGGTTGAGGATCCACCCTTTGTTGAAAGCTGCGGTGTCGTCATTGGTCGATTTCGGGTACAGGTACGAGAAAAGACTGCGCCAGTCCGCGTAGTTCCGTTGGAACGACACCACTGCTTGTCGGTCATCCGTGCCGCGCTCCACGGCTGCGATGTCCCGGTATCCGGTGGTGGAGGAGACCTGGTAGTCCGGGTTGTTGCCGCTCTGCGCCTGCCATTGCGCTTTGAGGTCTTCCCAGGTGATCGGGGAGCCGTCGGACCAATGGGCTTTCGGGTTGATGGTGTACACGACGGTTTGCCTCGCGTCTTCGCGCAGCTCGATCGCGGTGAAGTAGTCGGTGTTGACCCGGATTTTGCCGTGCGGGTCGGACGTGTGGCTGCTCGGCATCAGCGCGCCGATGACAGCTGCGGTGTAGCCGGTCATGTCCGCCTGGTTGTAATTGAAGTTGACCGGAAACATGTCCAACGGCCAGCGCAGCACGCCGCCTTGGCGCAGCGCGGCGGGGTCGGCTTTGCGGGTCGGGTCTTCGCTGAGCTTCGGCCGTGTCAGCTCCAAACCGCAGGAGGCGAGGAGCGGCAGTCCGGTGAGTCCGAGCAGCATGGCGCGGCGGCCGACAGGTCTCATGAAGCGCGCCTCGCTTTCGCCGCTGCGGGGTCGGGGACGGGGACGGAGGCCATCAGCTCGCGGGTGTACTCATGCTTCGGGTCCGCAAAGACCTCGGCGACCGGCCCTTGCTCGACGATCTCGCCTGCCCGCATCACGGCGACCTGGTCGCAGACCTGTTTGACCAGGGCGAGGTCGTGGGAGACGAACAGGTAGGACAGGCCGAGCTCAGCGCGCAGGTCCGAGAGCAGGTTCAGCACCCCCGCCTGGATGGAGACGTCGAGCGCGGAGACCGGCTCGTCGAGCACGAGGATCTTCGGCGCCAAGGCGAGCGCCCTGGCGATGCAGAGCCGTTGGCGCTGGCCGCCGGAGAACTGCGCGGGGAAACGGCCGAGGTGCCCTTGGTCGAGCCCGACGAGGTCGATCAGTTCCGCCACGCGCGCCCGACGTTGCGGTTCGGGCATGCCGAACAAACGAAGCGGTTCCGCGAGGATGTCGGCAGCCGGAAGCCGAGGGTCCAAAGCCGCCATCGAGTCCTGGAAAACGATCTGTATGTTCTGGCGCAGTTCGCGGCGCTCGTGCGGAGAGA from Segniliparus rotundus DSM 44985 includes:
- a CDS encoding tyrosine-type recombinase/integrase translates to MNGEHSTASMKGKPNMTTPNANTPVRRNRRANVEDLWTKTVYEVDPATGKKTGKKVPSKLHGKGKRWRARYVDDYGQELTKAFDRKADAQVWLDKQVASLVQGTHVSAQDAKITVEQWCERWLKGYSGHRDASVKAAKVHINRINEEFGHRVLGSILPSDVKIWITNLRKEGLADSYIYSLHRRGRQIFGDAVHDRKLVENPFSRKTAPPRGKQKCYVISTETLWALYGELPRHLKTAVLLGAFVGLRIAEAGAALRTDMDFFKRVFNPVRQWPDEPLKSEMSNTPVPVSQEFVTLLSTTILPGDHTHLVTHDNGDPVAPRYIEQAIRELRESGKVDLPETFTFHDLRHYNASYLIASGADIKTVQTRLRHASAKTTLDTYGHLWPDADESSRDAMSAILAPQLHALGHSA
- a CDS encoding MFS transporter, coding for MKFRWFFAARSASLFGSNAAPIALAFAVLEASHRSGDLGLVLAARSFALILLVLFGGVLSDRYPRDRVVLVGHLGAAATQAVAATILITGHFDLVAIMATEALNGALTALTGPGLYGMIGQVAPEGQVRKANALLGSTRQVATILGPSLGGLLVVTAGGGWALVLDAGCFLVAACCLAQLRLPKAGPEHPGGVFAELREGYGEFRTHTWIWTVVVGFAGLVFVQAGAWDVLGPVLAERSFGAQGWGLVLASEAMGFLVGNLVMYRLHIVKLMRLGQLCLVLTPLPLVPMALGAGLDWLLAASFFAGALFSVFGVAWDTSMQEHVPEEKLSRVASFDALGSWIAMPLGQVAALPLADFAGISCYLWAGAAVWCAMAVWPLFVPSLWHLEHGASKLGANSEGAHQPRGPMSAAEPADIGRSVGLTPLGPATSSAASPDRPPRR
- a CDS encoding Dps family protein, with protein sequence MSKIITSPLSEENKKTTAAALQDALVNLIDLSLIGKQAHWNVVGSNFRSVHLQLDELIDLARGFSDDVAERISAIGANANGLASTIVSSAKTKGFATDFTSTSEIVGGIVDNLKIVIDVVREGIDATEGSDPVSQDLLIAVADGLEKQHWMWQAQEA
- a CDS encoding ABC transporter family substrate-binding protein, which codes for MRPVGRRAMLLGLTGLPLLASCGLELTRPKLSEDPTRKADPAALRQGGVLRWPLDMFPVNFNYNQADMTGYTAAVIGALMPSSHTSDPHGKIRVNTDYFTAIELREDARQTVVYTINPKAHWSDGSPITWEDLKAQWQAQSGNNPDYQVSSTTGYRDIAAVERGTDDRQAVVSFQRNYADWRSLFSYLYPKSTNDDTAAFNKGWILNLSGFAQTPITAGPFKIGSSDAGQKRLTVVADPHWWGGAPRLDSIVFLELAPDAQIGALQNDEIDFASLGSSAPNLAIAENTRSLDIRTGPNQFLGNLTFNGKPGGVCADMRLRRAVAMGVDRERLVSTLLGAVVAKPEASYNLVFIKGSEGYEDHRAALPYDPEAAAAELDRLGWTQRGPFRAKEGRQLSLRLVIPAQSPSSTNNAKILQQMLAEIGVELVIVPVAVNGFFRDYINAGNFDLTLFSWGHTPYPTDIGSIFGLYPKADGTLDTQQNYGQIGSPEINDLIARMQQELDVEKMLRIGNQIDVKIAEIVHSMSLSQAPANIAARSELRNFGPVGIGDVDYTAIGYIH